CCATCCCGCCGCGCGCCTCGGGATGCGGCGCGTGCTCGTGCTGTTCGCCGCGGTGGCGGGGCTCTACGCGCTGCTCGTGTTGAGCCTCGGGCCCGAGGGCTTCCAGCGGAAGTTCTTCCTGCTCAGCCCCCACACCCTGCTCTTCGTCGTGCTGGCCGTGGGCTCGCTGGGGATGCTGCACTTCCTCAACGACGAGCACGCCCCCACCGCGCTCGCCCTGCTGCCCATGGCCACCATGGCCGTGTTCGGGCCCATCATCTTCTACCTGCACTGGCCCTACCTCTGGCACGCGCCGGTGGACCGGACGGCCTGGTACCTCGTCTTCCACGCCACCCACAACCACTACGCCTGGTTCTACCTGGGCACGCTCATGCGCGAGCCGCCCTTCCCCTGGGACTACGTGGTGGTGAAGACGGCGCTCACCGCGCCCACCAGCCTCTTCGTCCCCATGGTGACGGGCCTGGGCGCGCTCGCCGCCCGGGGGCTGCTCGGCCTCTTCGCGCGCACGCGCGAGTGGGTGCGCACGCCCTCGCTCGCCGAGGTGCTCGTGGGCGTCAACGCCGTGGCCTCCATCCTCATCATCAGCCCGCCGAACGTGCCGCACTTCGGTGGGGTGAAGCACTGGTTGCCCTCGATGCCCTTCCTCGGCCTGCTCGCGGGCGTGGCGGTGGCGCGCGGCTGCGAGGCGCTCACCGGGTGGCTGCGCGAGCGCTGGCCCCGGGTGCCATTGGCGGCGGTGGCGGCCCCCGTCTTCGCGCTGTTGCTGCTGCCCGCGCTCATCGCGCTCGTGCGCGTGTTCCCCTACGGCACGAGCTACTACTCGGAGCTCGCCGGAGGCGTGCCGGGCGCGGCCTCCCTGGGCATGCAGCGCCAGTTCTGGTCGAGCAACGTGACGGCGGTGCTGCCGTGGATCAACGCCCACGCGCCGCGCAACGCGCGCGTCTTCCTCCACGAGGTGACGGGCTTCGCCTTCCAGCACTACCAGCGCGAGGGCATGCTGCGCGCGGACCTGCGCCCCGGCGGCATCGGGGACTCGGACGTCGCGGCGTACCAGTACCATCAGGAGTTCCGCGAGCACGAGTTCGCCCTCTGGCAGGCCTATGGCACGCGCACCCCCGTCACCGGGCTCTACCTGGACGAGACCCCGCAAATCATCGTCTACCAACGTCCCTGAGCCCCACGGGGCAAACGGGATCGAGTCATGACGCACCGAGTCTGTTCAGGCGCGGACGGCGAGTGGCTCTGTGGAGCGCACTCGCGCAATCCAGGACTAGGCTGCATCGTACGGAGGGACATCTCCAGGGAGGCGACATGACGCGGTGGATGTGGGCCGTGACACTGGTGGTGATGGGTGGACTGGGCTGTCAGCAGGAGCAGAAGGCGGCACCGCCGGCGCGCGCGGAAATCCGGGCACTGGGCAACGCCACGGTGGAGTTCATCCCCAAGGAAGGGCAGCACCCCTATTGCCTGCTCTACACGGTGTCGGAAAAGGGCGTCATCCGGCAGCTCACCATGACGCGC
This genomic interval from Cystobacter ferrugineus contains the following:
- a CDS encoding ArnT family glycosyltransferase — protein: MTRGRAATREERWLALALWVLAFAALWASEAAVGFTRDESFYFHAAETYSRWFQQLLHAPSQALTDAAIVRAWDYNHEHPALMKTLFGLSHLLFHDTLGWLRSATAFRLPAFALAALVPALTFLLGSAVFSRAAGLFAALSFLLVPRQYFNAELACFDMPIAAMWLLVVYAFWRALEDRNWGVLCGVFFGLALCTKHNALFLPFCLAPFALWRAWRTSEGHPAARLGMRRVLVLFAAVAGLYALLVLSLGPEGFQRKFFLLSPHTLLFVVLAVGSLGMLHFLNDEHAPTALALLPMATMAVFGPIIFYLHWPYLWHAPVDRTAWYLVFHATHNHYAWFYLGTLMREPPFPWDYVVVKTALTAPTSLFVPMVTGLGALAARGLLGLFARTREWVRTPSLAEVLVGVNAVASILIISPPNVPHFGGVKHWLPSMPFLGLLAGVAVARGCEALTGWLRERWPRVPLAAVAAPVFALLLLPALIALVRVFPYGTSYYSELAGGVPGAASLGMQRQFWSSNVTAVLPWINAHAPRNARVFLHEVTGFAFQHYQREGMLRADLRPGGIGDSDVAAYQYHQEFREHEFALWQAYGTRTPVTGLYLDETPQIIVYQRP